A window of Pirellula sp. SH-Sr6A contains these coding sequences:
- the dnaE gene encoding DNA polymerase III subunit alpha, which translates to MESNTPAQRPFVHLHCHSHYSLLDGASPIGKLLKRAKSHGMTALALTDHGNLHGSLEFYKKARDLGINPILGYEAYVAPGSRFERDASSSKEAAYHLTLLAKNQTGFKNLIRLASAASLEGFYFKPRIDKEILAKYSEGIICLSGCVSSEFSRAILRGQDTDAAIRDATHVTEWFSKVFQDRFFIEIMNNNLEIQRQQMAGAIDVANRVGIPLVATSDAHYVDKEDAEVQDVLLCIATGKFRTDTNRMQMEGDQFYLRSPEEMYQHFPGHADAVARSQEIANSVDIDLELGKRNFPTYRLPNPEITADDYLRELCTNGLKARYAKSPDMLVDGELATVVQERLDRELGVIRKLGFSNYFLIVWDFVRYAREIDVPATARGSGVGALVCYALYLSHVCPVRYDLLFERFLDESRLEAPDIDIDFCQERRGEIIRYVKEKYGESNVAQIGTFGTLKARGAIKDVGRTLGLPLNRVAQVSELVPDDPKISIQNAMEESEDLKKLYESDSDVRELLDYAMKIEGMARNIGTHAAAVVIADKPLTEYVPLMRVSGKEDIITQWSMGDVEAAGLLKMDFLGLRNLTILSKSVDIIEQTRGVRIDPLDFPLDDKETFELLKRGETKGVFQLESGGIRDLLQRMKPDRFHDIIATNALYRPGPLEGGMVDEYVAVKLKKKQATYIHPVLQEILEETNGVMVYQEQVMRILNRLGGIELAKAYTCIKAISKKKEELIAANAEKFLAGCLEKGLTRKEAEDFWNMILKFAGYGFNKSHSTAYALVAYQTAYLKTHYKVEFMAALLTGDIPNRNFKRKDGLVEHIEDCQRMGIAVEAPSVNTCSADFSVADGKIHFGLSAIKGCGSSAADAIATERKKNGPFKNIFEFCERVDAAACGKSTIESLIKAGAMDCFGAKRAQVMAVIEKALQGGAAKLKDKKSGQMSLFDDVSAVAEEVKVVLPDVPEFPEREKLAMEKEVLGYYLTAHPLSEYATTLQAFCSHTSSTIKNAKHRDEVLMGGMISSIKMAFIKNPKPGQSAKYANFDLEDMDGYVRGICWPSDFEQFGELIQHDAVVLARGTVDKRGEGDEVNFIVNELIPIAEADTKFTTGIHILFDQSRHDPELMTKIREILRGYPGQRDVMFALRLHSGETVHIKATKHRVAIDSELRTRLDDLLGPPSHKLLATKPKMKSGGSQNQFRRSAT; encoded by the coding sequence ATGGAATCCAACACCCCTGCCCAGCGTCCGTTTGTTCACTTGCACTGCCACAGTCATTACAGTTTGCTCGATGGTGCAAGCCCGATCGGCAAACTGCTCAAGAGGGCCAAATCGCACGGCATGACCGCGTTGGCGCTCACCGATCACGGTAACCTGCACGGCTCTCTCGAGTTCTACAAGAAGGCTCGGGATTTGGGCATCAATCCTATTCTGGGGTATGAAGCCTACGTCGCGCCGGGCAGTCGTTTCGAACGGGACGCTTCCTCGTCGAAAGAAGCGGCGTACCATTTGACGCTGCTGGCTAAGAATCAAACCGGCTTTAAGAACTTGATCCGCCTCGCTTCGGCAGCAAGTCTGGAAGGTTTCTATTTCAAGCCGCGAATCGACAAAGAGATCCTGGCGAAGTACAGCGAAGGGATTATCTGCCTCAGCGGTTGTGTCTCGAGCGAGTTTTCGCGCGCGATCCTTCGGGGACAAGACACCGATGCGGCGATTCGAGACGCGACCCATGTCACCGAATGGTTTTCGAAGGTCTTTCAAGATCGATTTTTCATCGAGATTATGAACAACAATCTCGAGATCCAGCGGCAGCAAATGGCCGGGGCAATCGATGTGGCGAATCGAGTCGGTATTCCCTTGGTCGCCACCAGCGATGCCCATTATGTCGACAAAGAAGACGCAGAAGTGCAAGACGTCTTGCTTTGCATTGCAACGGGAAAATTCCGCACCGATACCAATCGCATGCAGATGGAAGGGGATCAGTTCTACCTCCGTTCGCCGGAGGAAATGTACCAGCACTTCCCAGGTCATGCCGATGCCGTCGCTCGATCGCAGGAGATCGCCAATTCGGTCGATATCGATTTGGAATTGGGTAAACGGAACTTCCCGACCTATCGGTTGCCCAATCCCGAAATCACTGCCGACGATTACTTGCGAGAGCTGTGTACCAATGGTCTCAAGGCCCGGTATGCGAAGAGTCCTGACATGCTCGTCGATGGCGAATTGGCAACGGTGGTTCAAGAGAGATTGGATCGCGAGTTGGGTGTGATTCGCAAGCTGGGATTCTCGAATTACTTTTTGATCGTATGGGATTTCGTCCGTTACGCACGTGAGATCGACGTACCCGCGACCGCTCGGGGGTCTGGAGTCGGTGCACTGGTGTGTTATGCGCTGTACTTGTCCCACGTTTGTCCCGTCCGGTATGACTTGCTGTTCGAACGGTTCTTGGACGAGAGCCGATTGGAGGCGCCCGATATCGATATCGATTTTTGCCAGGAGCGACGGGGCGAAATCATTCGGTATGTAAAGGAAAAGTACGGCGAGTCGAACGTAGCTCAGATTGGAACGTTCGGTACGTTGAAGGCGCGAGGGGCGATCAAAGACGTGGGGCGAACGCTCGGATTGCCGTTGAATCGGGTTGCTCAAGTCAGCGAGTTGGTTCCGGACGATCCTAAGATCTCGATTCAAAACGCGATGGAGGAAAGCGAAGACCTCAAGAAGCTTTACGAGAGCGATTCCGATGTCCGCGAATTGCTCGATTATGCGATGAAGATCGAAGGGATGGCACGCAACATCGGTACGCATGCCGCGGCCGTCGTGATTGCGGACAAACCCCTTACCGAATACGTCCCATTGATGCGCGTATCGGGCAAAGAGGACATTATCACCCAGTGGTCGATGGGGGACGTGGAAGCGGCCGGATTGCTCAAGATGGACTTTTTGGGCCTCCGCAACTTGACCATCCTTTCCAAATCGGTCGACATCATCGAGCAGACTCGAGGAGTTCGAATCGACCCACTCGATTTCCCGCTGGATGACAAAGAGACCTTTGAGTTGCTCAAACGCGGGGAGACGAAAGGGGTATTTCAGTTGGAGTCTGGAGGGATTCGCGACTTGCTCCAGCGTATGAAGCCCGACCGATTCCACGATATCATCGCGACCAATGCGCTCTATCGGCCCGGTCCTCTCGAAGGGGGAATGGTCGATGAATATGTCGCCGTGAAACTGAAGAAGAAGCAGGCTACTTATATCCATCCCGTTCTCCAAGAGATCTTGGAAGAGACCAACGGCGTGATGGTTTATCAAGAGCAGGTCATGCGGATTCTGAACCGATTGGGAGGAATCGAGCTCGCCAAAGCCTACACGTGTATCAAGGCGATCAGCAAAAAGAAGGAAGAATTGATCGCTGCCAACGCCGAGAAGTTTCTGGCGGGATGCCTGGAGAAAGGTCTAACCCGGAAGGAAGCCGAAGACTTCTGGAACATGATTCTTAAGTTCGCGGGGTACGGCTTCAACAAGAGTCATTCGACAGCTTACGCGCTCGTCGCATACCAAACAGCCTACTTAAAGACCCACTACAAAGTGGAGTTCATGGCCGCCTTGTTGACGGGTGATATTCCCAACCGGAACTTCAAACGAAAAGATGGTCTGGTCGAGCATATCGAAGATTGCCAACGGATGGGAATCGCTGTGGAGGCCCCCAGTGTCAATACATGCTCTGCCGACTTCAGCGTCGCCGATGGCAAGATTCACTTTGGCCTTTCGGCGATCAAAGGTTGCGGTAGTTCCGCTGCCGATGCAATTGCCACCGAAAGGAAAAAGAACGGGCCTTTCAAAAACATCTTTGAGTTTTGCGAACGTGTCGACGCAGCAGCTTGCGGCAAATCCACGATCGAATCATTGATCAAAGCCGGTGCCATGGATTGTTTCGGTGCAAAGCGGGCGCAGGTAATGGCTGTGATCGAGAAAGCTCTGCAGGGAGGAGCCGCGAAGCTGAAGGACAAGAAGAGCGGACAGATGAGTCTCTTCGACGATGTTTCGGCGGTCGCCGAAGAGGTCAAGGTGGTATTGCCAGATGTTCCGGAGTTTCCGGAACGTGAGAAACTGGCGATGGAAAAAGAAGTGCTCGGGTATTACTTGACCGCCCATCCCCTTTCCGAATATGCGACAACCCTGCAAGCATTTTGTTCGCATACTTCCTCGACGATCAAGAATGCGAAGCATCGTGACGAAGTGTTGATGGGAGGGATGATTTCCTCTATCAAGATGGCGTTTATCAAGAATCCGAAACCGGGGCAGTCAGCCAAGTACGCCAATTTCGACTTGGAAGATATGGATGGTTACGTTCGTGGAATATGCTGGCCAAGCGACTTTGAGCAGTTCGGCGAATTGATCCAGCACGATGCGGTTGTTTTGGCGCGGGGAACCGTCGACAAGCGAGGGGAAGGGGACGAAGTAAATTTCATCGTCAATGAACTTATTCCGATCGCTGAAGCGGACACCAAGTTCACAACCGGGATACACATTCTGTTCGATCAATCACGACACGACCCTGAATTGATGACGAAGATTCGCGAGATCCTGCGCGGGTATCCAGGCCAACGCGATGTGATGTTCGCGTTGCGATTGCACTCTGGTGAAACAGTACACATCAAAGCGACGAAACATCGGGTTGCCATCGATTCCGAATTGCGAACACGATTGGACGATTTGTTGGGACCCCCGAGCCATAAACTGCTAGCGACCAAGCCGAAGATGAAGAGCGGTGGTAGCCAAAACCAGTTCCGTCGATCTGCGACGTGA